One window from the genome of Deltaproteobacteria bacterium encodes:
- a CDS encoding HEAT repeat domain-containing protein yields the protein MDGTLKGLVGLIRGTDVEARCAALLVLTHLRSGEARVVETIGDTLSAKNVVVRDFAIGYFEQVQPPDGVGHLVPLLDSEEEALRQRVAGILAAYGQPAVTALRKLVKDAPRRRLNAIIDVCARVRTGAALDLLFELIASEDFDASRAACDALIAVVPALDPRARADLFARADRVAASANGARTALVGAAKLLGALSEAKARKRLRPLLDKKYEHAVRTHALAALAACLRGQSLTAAEIAALLPLLAEDDEAGILRPAIHLLEDQTLDRSYLPQLNQLADSPQPLVKRFAVHKLGAFESGGVVKTLIGYLTDASYARRDEAAASLKKLPAARSALIKEFVACDDERKAWTLAGVLLAHDRNWKRDALQELWHKLQSALEEREDRLYSAYFQFLNTLDDAWLAEQIRSRAERARGKKDFAVAARWLMLLKDTPAFDPEAKFALALADLKARPRVLGPVRRHDLALDLLRELAGTTFPTAERLRKDRALSPDDLFYVAFNLAEGRDEEPAVARELLEHLADKQGRTKVGKAAKNKLKLLRA from the coding sequence GTGGACGGGACCCTGAAGGGCCTGGTCGGCCTGATCCGTGGTACTGACGTAGAAGCGCGGTGCGCCGCGCTGCTGGTGCTGACGCATCTGCGCTCCGGCGAGGCGCGCGTGGTGGAGACGATCGGCGACACGCTCAGCGCCAAGAACGTTGTCGTACGCGACTTTGCGATTGGGTATTTCGAACAGGTGCAGCCGCCCGACGGCGTCGGCCATCTCGTCCCGTTGCTCGACAGCGAGGAAGAGGCGTTGCGCCAGCGTGTCGCCGGCATTCTCGCCGCTTACGGCCAGCCGGCGGTAACGGCCCTACGAAAACTGGTCAAGGACGCGCCGCGGCGGCGGCTCAACGCGATCATCGACGTCTGCGCGCGGGTCCGCACCGGCGCCGCGCTCGACTTGCTGTTCGAGCTGATTGCCAGCGAGGATTTCGACGCCAGCCGCGCTGCCTGTGACGCCTTGATCGCGGTCGTACCGGCGCTCGATCCCCGCGCCCGCGCCGATCTGTTCGCACGCGCTGACCGGGTGGCGGCCAGCGCTAACGGCGCGCGCACTGCGCTCGTCGGTGCGGCCAAGCTGCTCGGCGCGCTGAGCGAAGCCAAGGCCCGCAAGCGCCTGCGGCCGCTGCTCGACAAGAAGTACGAGCACGCCGTGCGCACCCACGCCCTGGCGGCGCTGGCGGCGTGCCTGCGCGGGCAATCGCTCACCGCCGCGGAGATCGCCGCGCTGCTGCCGCTACTGGCCGAGGACGACGAAGCCGGCATCCTGCGCCCGGCCATTCACCTGCTCGAAGACCAGACTCTCGACCGTTCTTATCTCCCGCAGCTCAACCAGTTGGCCGACAGCCCGCAGCCGCTGGTGAAGCGGTTCGCGGTGCACAAGCTCGGCGCCTTCGAGTCGGGCGGCGTGGTAAAGACCTTGATCGGCTATCTCACCGACGCCAGCTACGCCCGTCGCGATGAAGCCGCGGCCTCGCTGAAGAAGCTGCCGGCCGCCCGCAGCGCCTTGATCAAGGAGTTCGTCGCCTGCGACGACGAGCGCAAAGCGTGGACGCTCGCCGGGGTCTTGCTTGCTCACGATCGCAACTGGAAGCGCGACGCGCTGCAGGAGCTCTGGCACAAGCTACAGAGCGCGCTGGAAGAGCGCGAAGACCGGCTCTACAGCGCTTACTTCCAGTTCCTCAACACGCTCGATGACGCCTGGCTGGCCGAGCAGATTCGCTCCCGCGCCGAGCGCGCCCGCGGCAAGAAGGATTTCGCCGTCGCCGCCAGATGGCTCATGCTGCTTAAGGATACCCCGGCCTTTGACCCCGAGGCCAAATTCGCCCTGGCGCTGGCCGATCTCAAGGCGCGCCCGCGCGTGTTGGGCCCGGTCCGCCGTCACGATCTTGCTCTCGATCTGCTGCGCGAGCTGGCCGGCACCACCTTTCCCACCGCCGAGCGCCTGCGCAAGGATCGCGCGCTGAGCCCCGATGACTTGTTCTACGTCGCTTTCAACCTCGCCGAAGGCCGCGACGAGGAACCCGCCGTGGCCCGCGAGCTGTTGGAACATCTCGCCGACAAGCAGGGCCGCACCAAGGTCGGCAAGGCGGCCAAGAACAAGCTCAAGCTGCTGCGCGCGTGA